In a single window of the Candidatus Poribacteria bacterium genome:
- a CDS encoding dihydroorotase, which translates to MSTNWLIRSGRVLDPKSETDAFVDVRIRDGVVAEIGENLPPGEEQVFDAGGCVVAPGLLDVHVHLRDPGQRHKESIATGTRAAAAGGFTAVACMANTAPPLDTPDRVRYVLDVASREASTTVYPIAAITKELRGQEATDRQALLDAGAVGFSDDGKTVTDTRIMRTLFRDASRMGFAVLLHCEDPMLVRAGVMHPGEVSRSLELPGLPPLAEETIIERDLTLAEETGARIHILHVTTTRGVSLIRNAKARGVRVTAETCPHYFALTHEAVREHGSNAKMNPPLRTAADAKAVTEGLADGTLDVIATDHAPHSAEEKAEGMLRAPFGIIGLEVCVPLVWTHLVRKQVLSPLDAVRKLTVGPAEALGVRVPSLAAGEPGDLTVIEPELELEITRERIYSKSRNTPFLGQTLRSWTLLTLHRGRRTFLRSEAEPRLGS; encoded by the coding sequence GTGAGCACGAACTGGCTCATCCGAAGCGGGCGCGTCCTCGATCCGAAGTCGGAGACCGACGCCTTCGTCGATGTGCGGATACGCGACGGCGTAGTCGCCGAGATCGGCGAGAACCTGCCGCCCGGCGAGGAGCAGGTCTTCGACGCCGGAGGGTGCGTCGTCGCGCCCGGCCTGCTCGATGTCCACGTCCACCTGCGCGACCCGGGTCAGCGGCACAAGGAATCCATCGCCACAGGAACGCGAGCCGCTGCCGCCGGAGGGTTCACCGCCGTCGCGTGCATGGCGAACACCGCGCCGCCGCTGGACACACCGGATCGCGTGCGCTACGTGCTCGACGTCGCTTCGCGCGAGGCATCGACGACCGTCTATCCCATCGCCGCGATCACGAAGGAGCTCCGAGGACAGGAGGCGACCGACCGGCAAGCGCTTCTCGACGCCGGCGCGGTGGGCTTCTCCGACGACGGCAAGACGGTCACCGACACGCGGATCATGCGAACCCTCTTCCGAGACGCTTCGCGGATGGGCTTCGCGGTTCTGCTCCACTGCGAGGACCCGATGCTGGTCCGAGCGGGCGTCATGCATCCCGGCGAGGTGTCGCGGTCGCTGGAACTGCCCGGTCTACCGCCGCTCGCCGAGGAGACGATTATCGAGCGCGATCTGACTCTTGCCGAGGAGACCGGAGCGCGCATCCACATCCTCCACGTGACGACGACTCGGGGCGTCTCTCTGATCCGCAACGCGAAGGCTCGCGGTGTCCGCGTGACCGCCGAGACCTGCCCCCACTACTTCGCCCTGACCCACGAGGCGGTGCGCGAACACGGTTCCAACGCCAAGATGAACCCGCCGTTGAGAACCGCCGCCGACGCGAAAGCGGTCACGGAAGGACTCGCCGACGGCACGCTCGACGTCATCGCCACCGACCACGCGCCCCATTCCGCCGAAGAGAAGGCGGAGGGGATGCTCCGCGCGCCCTTCGGGATCATCGGCTTGGAGGTCTGCGTGCCGCTCGTGTGGACGCACCTGGTCCGCAAGCAGGTCTTGAGCCCTCTGGACGCCGTGCGGAAGCTCACCGTCGGACCGGCGGAAGCCCTCGGCGTGCGCGTTCCCTCGCTGGCTGCGGGAGAGCCCGGCGATCTGACCGTCATCGAGCCGGAGCTCGAACTGGAAATCACCCGCGAGCGCATCTACTCGAAGAGCCGGAACACGCCCTTCCTGGGGCAGACGCTCCGCTCCTGGACCTTGCTGACGCTCCATCGAGGCCGGCGGACGTTCCTTCGCTCGGAGGCGGAACCTCGTCTCGGTTCATGA
- the carA gene encoding glutamine-hydrolyzing carbamoyl-phosphate synthase small subunit has protein sequence MKAYLALEDGTVFEGEAFGAPGEKTGEVIFNTSMTGYQEVLTDPSYSGQIVVMTYPLIGNYGIAEEDVESHAVQVEGFVVREYSEYFSNWRAKKGLGRYLEEYGVLGIQGIDTRALTRRLRTWGVMRGVLSTETSDHEELVRRALASPSMVGRDLVKGVTCGAVYEWKQDDSDPMAWAKRNASSQDPQLTLDFAGASAGTESGRFRVVAYDYGIKHNILRQLTHHGCDVVVVPAQTPAETVLAMEPDGVFLSNGPGDPEPATYAIDNIRQLMGKKPIFGICLGHQLIGLALGGKTYKLKFGHHGSNQPVKRLDTGQVEITAQNHGFAVDIDSLKGVPVELTHVNLNDDTVEGIEHREVPLFSVQYHPEASPGPHDPTYLFTKFREMMVNER, from the coding sequence ATGAAAGCGTACCTAGCTCTGGAGGACGGAACCGTCTTCGAGGGAGAAGCCTTCGGCGCGCCCGGCGAAAAGACCGGCGAGGTCATCTTCAATACGAGCATGACCGGCTATCAGGAAGTGCTCACCGACCCGTCCTACTCCGGGCAGATCGTCGTGATGACCTACCCGCTCATCGGGAACTACGGCATCGCCGAGGAGGATGTCGAGTCGCACGCCGTCCAGGTCGAGGGCTTCGTCGTCCGCGAATACAGCGAGTATTTCAGCAACTGGCGGGCGAAGAAGGGTTTGGGGCGGTACCTCGAAGAGTACGGCGTCCTGGGCATCCAGGGCATCGACACGCGGGCCCTGACGCGGCGGCTCCGCACGTGGGGCGTCATGCGCGGCGTCCTCTCCACGGAGACGAGCGACCATGAAGAGCTCGTCCGTCGGGCGCTCGCCTCGCCGAGCATGGTCGGGCGCGACCTGGTGAAGGGCGTCACCTGCGGAGCCGTCTATGAATGGAAGCAGGACGACTCGGACCCGATGGCGTGGGCGAAGCGGAACGCCTCGTCGCAAGACCCGCAGCTCACGCTCGACTTCGCGGGGGCGTCAGCCGGGACGGAATCCGGGCGGTTCCGCGTCGTCGCCTATGACTACGGGATCAAGCACAACATTCTGCGGCAGTTGACGCACCACGGCTGCGATGTCGTCGTCGTCCCAGCGCAGACGCCCGCCGAGACGGTTCTGGCGATGGAGCCCGACGGCGTCTTCCTCTCGAACGGACCCGGCGATCCCGAGCCGGCCACCTACGCCATCGACAACATCCGCCAGTTGATGGGGAAGAAGCCCATCTTCGGGATCTGCCTCGGGCACCAGCTCATCGGTTTGGCGCTGGGCGGCAAGACCTACAAGCTGAAGTTCGGGCACCACGGCTCCAATCAGCCCGTCAAGCGGCTCGACACGGGGCAAGTCGAGATCACCGCGCAGAACCACGGGTTCGCCGTCGATATCGACTCGCTCAAGGGCGTGCCGGTCGAGCTGACCCATGTGAACCTGAACGATGACACCGTCGAGGGGATTGAGCACCGCGAAGTGCCGCTCTTTTCGGTTCAGTACCACCCGGAAGCGTCGCCGGGACCCCACGACCCCACCTACCTGTTCACCAAGTTCCGGGAGATGATGGTGAATGAGCGCTGA
- the pyrR gene encoding bifunctional pyr operon transcriptional regulator/uracil phosphoribosyltransferase PyrR yields the protein MSADEMRRAITRIAHEICERNKGVEQLAIVGIRSRGDIIGSRIADQIERIENVRIPVGAMDITLYRDDLNLFERKVTVNRTDIPFAIDEMRVVLVDDVLYTGRSVRAALDALMDFGRPDSIQLAVLVDRGHRELPIAADYVGKNIPTSKRETVAVSVSEEDGEDRVAILEESPS from the coding sequence ATGTCCGCCGACGAGATGCGCCGAGCCATCACGCGCATCGCCCACGAAATCTGCGAGCGGAACAAGGGCGTCGAACAGCTTGCCATCGTCGGCATCCGCTCGCGCGGCGACATCATCGGAAGCCGCATCGCCGACCAGATCGAACGCATCGAGAACGTCCGCATCCCCGTCGGCGCGATGGACATCACCCTCTACCGCGACGACCTCAATCTCTTCGAGCGCAAGGTCACCGTCAACCGCACGGACATCCCCTTCGCCATCGACGAGATGCGCGTCGTCCTCGTCGATGACGTGCTCTACACGGGCCGCTCTGTCCGCGCCGCGCTGGACGCCCTGATGGACTTCGGCAGACCCGACTCCATCCAGCTCGCCGTCCTTGTCGACCGGGGCCATCGCGAGCTGCCCATCGCCGCCGACTACGTCGGCAAGAACATCCCGACCTCCAAGCGCGAAACGGTCGCCGTCTCCGTCTCCGAAGAAGACGGCGAAGACCGCGTCGCCATCCTCGAGGAGTCCCCGTCGTGA
- a CDS encoding type II toxin-antitoxin system PemK/MazF family toxin yields the protein MMKGRILLLPFPFDDLSATKVRPAVCLTEFVGEHRHVVVAFVSSRVPPLFLDSDILIEEAVEDFAVTGLRVTSILRLHRLMTVTSGLIQRELGELPERLMVELDTKLKRLFELNGSYPLREVQR from the coding sequence ATGATGAAGGGTAGAATCCTCCTTCTTCCGTTCCCGTTTGACGACTTGTCGGCGACGAAGGTCCGTCCGGCAGTCTGTCTAACGGAGTTCGTCGGGGAGCATCGGCACGTCGTCGTCGCGTTCGTGTCGAGTCGGGTTCCTCCGCTGTTTCTCGACAGCGACATCCTCATCGAAGAAGCTGTCGAGGATTTTGCCGTCACTGGGCTGCGTGTGACGTCCATTCTGCGACTGCACCGTTTGATGACGGTAACATCTGGTCTCATTCAACGTGAACTCGGCGAACTGCCGGAACGTCTCATGGTCGAACTCGATACGAAGTTGAAACGACTCTTTGAGCTGAACGGGTCATATCCCCTCCGCGAAGTCCAACGATAG
- a CDS encoding MFS transporter, which yields MSAESTARRAKLSRNVIALGLVSLFTDASTEIVYPLLPLFLTAIGAGPLFVGLIESIAETTASLLKLIAGWLSDRLGKRKAVVLAGYGLSSATRPLMALAAAPWHVLVVRFADRVGKGFRGAPRDALIADSSDPSIRGRAFGFHRAMDHTGAVVGPLIAFALLQTVFRGDGAGVSANTYRLVFWAATIPAVLAVLTLLFLVREVAPSGGGKRNGLSLSLRGFSGTFKAFLVVLILFTLGNSSDMFLILRANDLGISAVWVPILWVALHIVKSLSSVPGSAWSDRVGRKRAIQVGWAVYALIYAGFAYATSVWHAWALFAAYGIYFGLTEGTEKALIADLVPSELRSTAYGIYGFAIGIAALPSSLLMGYLWQTFGVHVAFLFGASLALVAMLLLWALRMPARPVSVHHAKG from the coding sequence ATGAGCGCTGAAAGCACGGCTCGACGAGCCAAACTGTCGCGGAACGTCATCGCGCTGGGGTTGGTGAGCCTCTTCACCGATGCCAGTACGGAGATCGTCTATCCGCTGCTGCCGCTGTTCCTCACGGCGATCGGCGCGGGACCCCTCTTCGTCGGCCTGATCGAGAGCATCGCCGAGACGACGGCGAGCCTGCTCAAGCTCATCGCCGGGTGGCTGTCGGATCGGCTCGGCAAGCGGAAGGCGGTCGTCCTGGCGGGCTACGGACTGTCGAGCGCGACGCGTCCCTTGATGGCGCTCGCCGCCGCGCCGTGGCACGTCCTCGTCGTGCGGTTCGCCGACCGAGTCGGCAAGGGATTCCGGGGGGCGCCCCGCGACGCCCTCATCGCCGACTCGTCCGACCCGTCGATCCGGGGCAGGGCGTTCGGGTTCCACCGCGCGATGGATCACACGGGCGCGGTCGTCGGACCTCTGATCGCCTTCGCGCTCCTGCAGACCGTCTTCCGGGGCGACGGCGCAGGCGTCTCGGCGAATACCTACCGGCTCGTCTTCTGGGCGGCGACGATCCCTGCCGTCCTCGCCGTGCTGACGCTGCTGTTCCTCGTGCGCGAGGTCGCTCCGTCCGGCGGCGGCAAGCGGAACGGGCTGAGCCTGTCGCTGCGGGGGTTCAGCGGGACGTTCAAGGCGTTCCTCGTCGTGCTCATCCTCTTCACGCTGGGCAACTCCAGCGACATGTTCCTGATCCTCCGCGCGAACGATCTGGGCATCTCGGCGGTGTGGGTTCCCATCCTATGGGTGGCGCTGCATATCGTGAAGAGCCTCAGCTCGGTTCCCGGCAGCGCGTGGTCGGACCGCGTCGGCAGGAAACGGGCGATCCAGGTCGGGTGGGCGGTCTACGCGCTCATCTACGCAGGATTCGCCTACGCGACGTCGGTTTGGCACGCGTGGGCGCTCTTTGCGGCGTATGGCATCTACTTTGGACTGACCGAGGGAACCGAGAAGGCGCTCATCGCCGACCTGGTTCCGTCGGAGCTGCGGAGCACGGCGTACGGCATCTACGGGTTCGCCATCGGGATCGCCGCGCTACCGTCGAGCCTGCTGATGGGCTATCTGTGGCAGACGTTCGGGGTTCACGTCGCGTTCCTGTTCGGCGCGTCGCTGGCGCTGGTAGCGATGCTCCTGTTGTGGGCGCTGCGAATGCCCGCGCGTCCTGTTTCTGTGCATCATGCCAAAGGGTGA
- a CDS encoding HD family hydrolase: MAPERPPLPDAARILDLLHSLEALKNLPRTGWRLRGIRDGESIADHCFRTSFAAMMLADALRGRGYDLDAERILRMALLHEIAEARIGDIPFPALAHLPESEKAAAEESAARYLLEPLGGLGDQYRDIWQEYEARETPESLVVRVADKLEMLLQAWEYERAGARGLEDFWRNVWNFRDVDAFPLVSELLDELRARLIATRSKEF, encoded by the coding sequence ATGGCTCCTGAGCGCCCGCCGCTCCCGGACGCTGCCCGCATCCTCGACCTTCTCCATTCCCTCGAAGCGCTGAAGAACCTTCCTCGCACGGGTTGGCGTCTGCGTGGCATCCGCGACGGCGAGAGCATCGCCGATCACTGCTTCCGAACCTCCTTCGCCGCCATGATGCTCGCCGATGCCCTCCGAGGACGCGGCTACGACCTCGACGCCGAACGCATCCTCCGCATGGCGCTCCTCCACGAGATCGCCGAAGCGCGCATCGGCGACATCCCCTTCCCGGCGCTCGCACACCTGCCGGAGTCGGAGAAGGCCGCCGCCGAGGAGAGCGCCGCCCGCTACCTGCTGGAGCCCCTCGGCGGCCTCGGTGACCAGTACCGCGACATCTGGCAGGAATACGAAGCCCGCGAGACCCCCGAAAGCCTCGTCGTCCGAGTCGCCGACAAGCTCGAAATGCTCCTCCAAGCCTGGGAATACGAACGCGCCGGAGCCCGAGGCTTGGAGGACTTCTGGCGCAACGTCTGGAACTTCCGCGACGTCGATGCTTTTCCCCTCGTCAGCGAGCTTCTGGATGAGCTCCGCGCCCGCCTCATCGCGACCCGATCCAAGGAGTTCTGA
- the carB gene encoding carbamoyl phosphate synthase large subunit (four CarB-CarA dimers form the carbamoyl phosphate synthetase holoenzyme that catalyzes the production of carbamoyl phosphate; CarB is responsible for the amidotransferase activity) — protein sequence MPKRTDISKILIIGSGPIVIGQACEFDYSGTQACKALREEGYEIVLINNNPATIMTDPELADRTYIEPLTWQVIERIIAAERPQALLPTLGGQTALNLAVELAEAGVLDRYNVELIGAKLHAIRKAESRELFKEAMRNIGLEVPKSAIVRTEEEAMRTLDELPFPLILRPAYTLGGKGGGIAYNLEEYRRMIQYGLSISPVHEVLVEESVIGWKEFELEVMRDRLDNVVIICS from the coding sequence ATGCCGAAACGAACGGACATCTCGAAGATCCTCATCATCGGCTCCGGGCCCATCGTCATCGGGCAGGCGTGCGAGTTCGACTACTCCGGCACGCAAGCCTGCAAAGCCCTCCGCGAAGAGGGCTACGAGATCGTCCTCATCAACAACAACCCGGCGACGATCATGACGGACCCGGAGCTCGCCGACCGAACCTACATTGAGCCCCTCACGTGGCAGGTCATCGAGCGGATCATCGCCGCCGAACGCCCCCAGGCGCTGCTTCCAACGCTCGGCGGACAGACCGCGCTCAACCTCGCCGTCGAGCTCGCCGAAGCCGGAGTCCTCGACCGCTACAACGTCGAACTCATCGGCGCGAAGCTCCACGCCATTCGCAAGGCGGAGAGCCGCGAGCTCTTCAAAGAGGCGATGCGCAACATCGGTTTGGAGGTTCCCAAGAGCGCCATCGTTCGGACCGAGGAAGAGGCGATGCGGACGCTCGACGAGCTCCCCTTCCCGCTCATCCTGCGTCCTGCGTACACGCTGGGCGGCAAGGGCGGCGGCATCGCCTACAACCTCGAAGAGTACCGGCGGATGATCCAGTACGGGCTGTCGATCAGCCCGGTTCACGAGGTGCTCGTCGAGGAAAGCGTCATCGGCTGGAAGGAATTCGAGCTCGAGGTGATGCGCGACCGGCTCGACAACGTCGTCATCATCTGCTCCA
- a CDS encoding O-methyltransferase: protein MTRKAIIAVAAVALLGVAAAFVAQGQRRSELSFASSPLPKDDDEKRILTVLEALEPSGRQYQSVPREDGRLLRLLAETSNAQHVVELGTSSGYSGIWFCLALRKTGGKLTTYEIDPERIAVARGNFEKAGVSDRVTVVEGDAHEQVTKLKEPIDIIFLDADKEGYIDYLNKLLPLVRPGGLVIAHNMNRSQADPRYVEAITTNPALETLFLNMDGTGVGVTLKKR from the coding sequence ATGACGCGGAAAGCCATCATCGCCGTCGCAGCGGTCGCGCTGCTCGGCGTTGCAGCGGCGTTCGTCGCCCAGGGACAGCGCCGGAGCGAGCTCTCGTTCGCCAGCTCGCCGCTGCCCAAGGACGACGACGAGAAGCGCATTTTGACAGTTCTGGAGGCGCTGGAACCAAGCGGACGGCAGTACCAGAGCGTTCCGCGTGAGGACGGGCGACTTCTGCGCCTGCTGGCTGAAACATCCAACGCGCAGCACGTCGTCGAGCTCGGCACGTCGAGCGGCTATTCCGGTATCTGGTTCTGCCTGGCGCTTCGCAAGACCGGCGGCAAGCTGACGACCTACGAGATCGACCCGGAGCGCATCGCCGTCGCCCGTGGCAACTTTGAGAAGGCTGGCGTCAGCGACCGTGTGACGGTCGTCGAGGGTGACGCCCACGAGCAGGTGACGAAGCTCAAGGAGCCCATCGACATCATCTTCCTGGACGCTGACAAAGAGGGCTACATCGACTACCTGAACAAGCTCCTGCCCCTCGTGCGCCCCGGCGGGCTGGTCATCGCGCACAACATGAATCGCAGCCAGGCGGACCCACGATACGTCGAGGCGATCACGACGAATCCCGCGCTGGAGACGCTCTTCCTGAACATGGACGGTACCGGGGTCGGCGTCACGCTCAAGAAGCGCTAG